In the Mytilus galloprovincialis chromosome 10, xbMytGall1.hap1.1, whole genome shotgun sequence genome, one interval contains:
- the LOC143049514 gene encoding angiopoietin-related protein 7-like, whose protein sequence is MMSTLTDIIFVLILEVTFIDATEVLWGNKANLNGYSFNKNESFTITTPYRTDCARSCWGMPLCTSFTYESKVKTCKGYTEEFADATHSIATENAEYYVINNVTGYTDCSDVKHKHSGIYRIFPVGIPEGLLVYCDMETDGGHWTVIQRRIDGSVDFYRTWQDYSKGFGYLIGEFYLDLSLGF, encoded by the exons tGACCTTTATAGATGCCACTGAAGTATTATGGGGAAACAAAGCAAACTTAAATGGTTATTCCTTTAATAAAAACGAATCTTTCACAATAACAACGCCTTATAGAACTGATTGCGCACGATCTTGTTGGGGTATGCCACTTTGTACCAGTTTTACGTATGAAAGCAAAGTAAAGACTTGTAAAGGATATACTGAGGAATTCGCTGATGCAACACATTCCATTGCGACGGAAAATGCAGAGTATTATGTGATTAACAATG TGACGGGATACACAGACTGTAGTGACGTAAAGCACAAGCACAGTGGAATATATAGAATTTTTCCTGTTGGAATTCCCGAAGGACTGCTAGTATACTGTGACATGGAGACTGATGGTGGGCATTGGACA GTAATACAAAGAAGAATTGATGGGTCTGTCGACTTTTATAGAACATGGCAGGACTATAGCAAAGGATTTGGATATCTTATTGGAGAATTCTACTTAG ATTTGTCATTAggcttttaa
- the LOC143049513 gene encoding ficolin-1-like, translated as MNKFKTFDVSDDNFCPSARHGAWWYGYCSLGNLNGKYLQPGTKLVSGIRWDTLENGISLSYADMKIRRKFLTLT; from the coding sequence atgaacaaattcaaaacatttgatgTATCCGATGATAATTTTTGTCCTAGTGCTAGACATGGTGCTTGGTGGTATGGATACTGTTCCCTTGGTAATCTGAATGGAAAATACTTACAGCCCGGAACCAAATTAGTCAGTGGTATACGTTGGGACACATTAGAGAATGGAATATCTTTGAGCTATGCAGACATGAAAATCCGGAGGAAATTTTTAACTTTAACATAA